The Mucilaginibacter defluvii genome contains the following window.
CTGTACCTGCCAGCCATGGTAACGGGTGCCATCATAAGCCAGTTCAATAAAATAACGTTGGGTAGTCACGCCGGCAAAGGTAATAATTGTTTATGCGGATATTGATCTGTACGAAGTAAACTCTTGTTTACAAATAAAACTCAGGCTATAATTAAACAATTTTATCTTTGCTGCGTAGGTTAAACATAACCGGTTCATTTTTACCCAGCATGATACAACGCATACAAACCATTTATCTTTTTTTAGCCACACTGGTACTACTCGGCTTATACCTTTTTCCGTTGGTGAATAACGTAAACGTTAACGGCACCATATCCAACATCAGCATACAGGGCGTATACCAGAGCCTGGCAGACGGACAGCGCTTTTTTATCAACTTTATCGGGATAAAGATCCTGGCAGCACCGGTAGCGCTTTTACCCACGCTAATCATCTTTTTTTATAAAAAGCGTAAGCAGCAAATAGCCTTATGTTACAGCGCCATACTGGTTATAATAGGTTACAGCTTCTGGATGGCGCAAACCGTAAAAGGCGTAGTGCCCGGCGGTTTACAGGTGGAATTCGCTAACATGGGCATCGGTATGTTCTTAAGTTCGATAGCGATCATACTGGTGATACTGGCCGCGCGCGCTATCCGGCGTGATGAAAAGCTGGTACGCTCAGCCGATAGATTACGATAAATATCAAAGCATAAAAAGCGAAGGGCCGGAATACTATCCGGCCCTTCGCTTTGCTATCAACCAAACTCAGGTTTATAAATCCGTATCAGTACTTAATAAACTTGTCCAATTGCTCTTCGGTATACTTTATCGTATCAGCATTAAACAGGTTGCCTTCGGTATCAAATTCTTTACTTATTAACGGTATGTGCAATTTTAACGGCATAACGTGCAGGTGCATATAGTTGCAAACGCCGGTAAAATGATCAACCCCGCGAATGTTGCCATACTTGCCCGATGATACGCCAACCAGCGCGGCTTTCTTCTCATAAAAGCTATCGGGCCAGGCGCAGGCATCAATAAATACCTTTAATATACCCGGAAAACTGCCATTATATTCGGGGATGATGAAGATGAATTTTTGAGTTGCGGTTACTAACTCCTGGATAGGTTTAAACGCCTCGCTGCGCTTACCATACAAATCGGTAGCGATCAGGGTTGGCGGCAGCGCTTCCAGCGAAAAAACCTGCGCCTGTTGGCCTTTTTCAGTAAGGCGTTTTTTGTAATATTCAGCCAGTTTTAAAGTGGCGCTACCCTCGCGGTTTGTTGATGATATAATGGTGATCACGGTATACTGATGCTGTGTTAATGATGCCTTAAATAACTGATGGTTTTGTGCTTAAATCAGCGCGTTTTTGGCATCAATATGTTAAATATTGTTTGTAAGTTGGCATTTACTGTGGATTTCTGATAGTTTTTATTACTTATCTTAGCATCCGGTAAAAAACCGTTTACGAAGGTAGAATTTATGTAGCTATTCTTCGTTATTATAAGTCTTGATTGTAAAGGAAAAATAAAGCATGAGTAAAATAATAGCTTTGGCCAACCAAAAGGGTGGCGTGGGTAAAACCACCTCATCCATAAACTTGGCCGCGAGTTTAGCTGTACTTGAATATAAAACCCTTCTGGTTGATGCCGACCCGCAGGCCAATTCTACATCGGGCATTGGCTTTGACCCGCGAAACATAAAAGCCAGTATATACGAGTGTATCATTAATCAGATAGACCCGCATGAAGCGATCCAGAAAACGGATACGCCGAATCTTGATCTGTTACCGGCGCATATTGACCTGGTAGGCGCCGAAATTGAAATGATCAACCTGACCGGCCGCGAGTATAAAATGAAGCAGGTGCTTGACAGCGTGCGCGACGAGTATGACTTTATCATCATCGACTGCTCACCGTCATTAGGCCTCATCACCATCAACGCCTTAACCGCTGCCGACTCGGTAATTGTACCGGTACAGTGCGAGTATTTCGCTTTGGAAGGTTTGGGTAAATTGCTGAATACAATTAAGATTGTGCAATCGCGTCTGAATACTACTTTAGAGATAGAAGGTATTTTGCTTACCATGTATGATGTAAGGCTGCGCCTGTCAAACCAGGTGGTTGAAGAGGTGCGTACCCACTTTGAGGATATGGTTTTTGATACTATTATTCAGCGCAACACCCGTTTGAGCGAGGCGCCGAGCTTTGGCGTATCGGTAATTATGCACGATGCCAATTGCAAGGGTGCCATTAACTACCTTAACCTGGCCCGCGAGATTGTAAAGAAAAACGGCCTGGTAAAAAGCAAACTTCAGGAAACAACGGAGACGATATAATACATGAGTGCAGAAAAAAGAAAGGCCCTGGGCAAAGGATTAAGTGCGCTGCTGAACGACTCTGTTGATGTACTTCCGAACAAAAATAATAATAACACCCGTACCACGCAGCCATCAGAGGCGGGCGGATTAGGATCTGTTAACGAAATAAAGATTGACCAGATAGAGGTTAACCCCTATCAGCCGCGTACCGAATTTGATAGCGAGGCTTTGGCCGAACTGTCGGACTCGATTAAACTGCAAGGGCTAATTCAGCCTATTACCGTGCGCCAGGCAGGGCACAACCATTACCAGCTCATTTCGGGTGAACGCCGTTTGCGTGCATCAAAAATGGCCGGTTTGGTTAGCATCCCCGCTTATGTGCGTACCGCTAACGACCAGCAGATGCTGGAGATGGCGCTCATCGAGAACATTCAGCGCGAAAACCTGAACGCCATAGAAGTGGCCTTGAGTTTTCAACGGATGCTTGACGAGCTGGATCTAAAGCAGGAAGAACTTGGAGATCGCGTAAGCAAAAACCGCTCTACCGTTACTAATTACCTGCGGTTGCTTAAGCTACCGCCAGCCATTCAGGTATCATTACGTGATGGCGATATTACCATGGGGCATGCCAAGGCACTTATCAGTGTAAACGACCCGGTAAAACAGCTGTATTTTCACCAGCAGATCATCAGCCATGATTTATCGGTACGAAAAACCGAGGAAATGGTGCGTGAGGCGCAGCGCAATACTGTTAAAAAAGAAGGCAAGCAACCGGAGCCATTGAGCTTCCAGGTGCAGAAGATACAGGACGAACTGGCCTCGAAATTCAGTACCCGTGTTAAACTTAAAATGAATACGCAGGGCAAGGGCAGTATCGAAATACCTTTCCTGTCCGAAGACGATCTGAACCGCATACTTGAAATGCTGGATTGGTAAAGCAATAAGGATATTACAGTAAAAAAATTAATAGATAAAAAGGCTGATTGTGAAATCAGCCTTTTTCGTATGTGGTGATCTAAGCAATGGGCTTTGTAAAGATTAATATATCGCAATAAATCGTTGTTTTTTTTGTTCTTATCGAAATATGTAGCAGTCCATCAGCTATAATTTCAATCTGAACCATAATGTATAAAACAATCGTTTTCACTATTCTGCTGGCCGGTGTGTTATCGTCGGCTGAAGCCCAGCAAACACCCGTATCAACAAACCTCAGGGCGGTTACCCGCGGCATTACTGTACACAGCATTCCGGATACATTGCACAGTCCGCGCAAGGCGGTTACACATTCATTGGTGATACCGGGCTGGGGTCAGTTATATAACCATAAATGGTGGAAAATGCCTGTAGTGTATGGCGGTTTGGGTCTTATCGGCTCCGCTATCATATTTAATCAAAGGTATTATAATCAGTTTCTCACTATAGCCAGGTACCGCCGTAGTGGAGAACAACCGTCGCCAGAAGATAAATATTATAAGGAATATAAGGCACTTAAAGATAGATCAGCAAGCGATACTTATGTGGAAAACGCCCTTAACGGTTATCGCCGTAACCGCGATTTAGCCATATTAGGTATGCTGGGCGGTTGGGGTATACAAATGATTGATGCATATATCGACGCCAAATTCATTCATTCTTACAGTATAGACGATAATTTATCTTTTGACGTCCGTCCATCACTGATAACTCAATCAATGTATGCATCAAGAATAAGTGCGCAGTTCATCCCCTCTTTGAAATTTACCGCTGCCTTTTAACAACTGCTGCAATAATTACTTATTTTTTAGGTTGATAGTAAGCGGCGGTTACAATTTATTTTTAGATAATGCCGCACTATTTATAGATTTGACTGATAATGTATAAAGTGCTGTTTATCCTTTTCCTGCTTGCCGGCCTTACCACAACGGTACAGGCGCAAAATCCTGACACAGCCGGCGTGGCTAAACCTGCTGATACCGTCAAAGTGAAAAAGGAACCAGTTCGTCCGGCGGCGAAACCCGCCGCGGTTAGGGATAATGTTAAAAACAGGCCCGATACTACGCACAGCCCGCACAAGGCTGTTATTCGCTCGCTTATCATACCCGGCTGGGGGCAAATATATAACCGCAAATGGTGGAAAGTGCCCATTGTTTACGGCGGTTTAGGGCTTATTGGCTCTGCCATTATATTCAATCAAAACTATTACAGTCAGTTTTTAACCATAGCGCAGTACCGACGCCGAGGCGAGCAACCCGCACCCGGTGATAAGTACTATACCGAGTATCAAGCTTACAGTACCGCGTCTGACACATTTATTGAGAACGCTGTAAACAGTTATCGCCGTAACCGCGACCTGGCCATATTAGGTATGCTGGGCGGCTGGGGTATACAAATGATAGATGCTTATATTGATGCCAAATTCATACACTCCTATAGTATGGATGATAACCTGTCGTTTAAAGTGCGCCCGGGTTTAATAGGGCAGCCTATGTATGCCGGTAATTTTAATACTGCATTTGTTCCGGCTGTAAAAGTTACCTTTACCTTTTAAATGCTAACTTAACGGCAAAATATATCACCAATACACAAATGAAAATTGCGCTATTAGGCTACGGTAAAATGGGTAAGATAATCGAGAGGATTGCTACCGACCGTAAGCACGAAATTGTTTTAACAATAGACCACGATAACCTTCACGAGCTGACTGTTGAAAACCTGCAAAAGGCAGATGCCGCTATTGAATTTACCACCCCCGGATCGGTACTCCGCAATATTGATACGTGTGTAGCTGCCGGCGTACCGGTAATTGTAGGCACAACTGGCTGGTATGATCATATTGCAGAAGTAAAGGATAAATGTCTGCAAGGTAACGGCGCGGTTATGTATGCCTCGAATTATAGTGTTGGTGTTAACATATTTTTTAAGGTTAACCAGATGCTGGCCAAAATCATGAACAATTATCCGTACTATGATGTGCAGGTAGAGGAAATACACCATACGCAGAAACTTGATTCGCCAAGCGGAACGGCCATTACTATTGCCGAGGGGATATTGGATAACGTTGACGGCAAAAAGGAGTGGGCCAATATATTGATATCTGAGGACCCGGCCGAGCAAACTGATGAGGCGCTTAAACCTGAGCAATTGCTTATCGAGTCGCACCGTATTGATAGCGTGCCCGGTACTCACACCGTAATTTACGATTCAGAGG
Protein-coding sequences here:
- a CDS encoding DUF4293 domain-containing protein, translating into MIQRIQTIYLFLATLVLLGLYLFPLVNNVNVNGTISNISIQGVYQSLADGQRFFINFIGIKILAAPVALLPTLIIFFYKKRKQQIALCYSAILVIIGYSFWMAQTVKGVVPGGLQVEFANMGIGMFLSSIAIILVILAARAIRRDEKLVRSADRLR
- a CDS encoding AAA family ATPase encodes the protein MSKIIALANQKGGVGKTTSSINLAASLAVLEYKTLLVDADPQANSTSGIGFDPRNIKASIYECIINQIDPHEAIQKTDTPNLDLLPAHIDLVGAEIEMINLTGREYKMKQVLDSVRDEYDFIIIDCSPSLGLITINALTAADSVIVPVQCEYFALEGLGKLLNTIKIVQSRLNTTLEIEGILLTMYDVRLRLSNQVVEEVRTHFEDMVFDTIIQRNTRLSEAPSFGVSVIMHDANCKGAINYLNLAREIVKKNGLVKSKLQETTETI
- a CDS encoding NADPH-dependent FMN reductase, with product MITIISSTNREGSATLKLAEYYKKRLTEKGQQAQVFSLEALPPTLIATDLYGKRSEAFKPIQELVTATQKFIFIIPEYNGSFPGILKVFIDACAWPDSFYEKKAALVGVSSGKYGNIRGVDHFTGVCNYMHLHVMPLKLHIPLISKEFDTEGNLFNADTIKYTEEQLDKFIKY
- a CDS encoding DUF5683 domain-containing protein translates to MYKVLFILFLLAGLTTTVQAQNPDTAGVAKPADTVKVKKEPVRPAAKPAAVRDNVKNRPDTTHSPHKAVIRSLIIPGWGQIYNRKWWKVPIVYGGLGLIGSAIIFNQNYYSQFLTIAQYRRRGEQPAPGDKYYTEYQAYSTASDTFIENAVNSYRRNRDLAILGMLGGWGIQMIDAYIDAKFIHSYSMDDNLSFKVRPGLIGQPMYAGNFNTAFVPAVKVTFTF
- a CDS encoding DUF5683 domain-containing protein gives rise to the protein MYKTIVFTILLAGVLSSAEAQQTPVSTNLRAVTRGITVHSIPDTLHSPRKAVTHSLVIPGWGQLYNHKWWKMPVVYGGLGLIGSAIIFNQRYYNQFLTIARYRRSGEQPSPEDKYYKEYKALKDRSASDTYVENALNGYRRNRDLAILGMLGGWGIQMIDAYIDAKFIHSYSIDDNLSFDVRPSLITQSMYASRISAQFIPSLKFTAAF
- the dapB gene encoding 4-hydroxy-tetrahydrodipicolinate reductase — its product is MKIALLGYGKMGKIIERIATDRKHEIVLTIDHDNLHELTVENLQKADAAIEFTTPGSVLRNIDTCVAAGVPVIVGTTGWYDHIAEVKDKCLQGNGAVMYASNYSVGVNIFFKVNQMLAKIMNNYPYYDVQVEEIHHTQKLDSPSGTAITIAEGILDNVDGKKEWANILISEDPAEQTDEALKPEQLLIESHRIDSVPGTHTVIYDSEVDTIEFKHTAHNRNGFALGAVLAAEWLQHKKGFYTVHDMFNFDINQL
- a CDS encoding ParB/RepB/Spo0J family partition protein, whose amino-acid sequence is MSAEKRKALGKGLSALLNDSVDVLPNKNNNNTRTTQPSEAGGLGSVNEIKIDQIEVNPYQPRTEFDSEALAELSDSIKLQGLIQPITVRQAGHNHYQLISGERRLRASKMAGLVSIPAYVRTANDQQMLEMALIENIQRENLNAIEVALSFQRMLDELDLKQEELGDRVSKNRSTVTNYLRLLKLPPAIQVSLRDGDITMGHAKALISVNDPVKQLYFHQQIISHDLSVRKTEEMVREAQRNTVKKEGKQPEPLSFQVQKIQDELASKFSTRVKLKMNTQGKGSIEIPFLSEDDLNRILEMLDW